In the Cannabis sativa cultivar Pink pepper isolate KNU-18-1 unplaced genomic scaffold, ASM2916894v1 Contig1, whole genome shotgun sequence genome, one interval contains:
- the LOC133032944 gene encoding uncharacterized protein LOC133032944, producing the protein MERESDDKVPSNVQKVEPSKKAKGRLKKDSRKGKVEHVMEPSKAPPLRRSPRKSKDDIELPKADVVSQKHGCKKVSKKDTNVLPSASDDDFETEKIVAKPVSTKKRKVVSDDASASKKRKSKNVGEHSNLDKVCEPRVADDSKVVNVAKKGKKKPVSKSLGKKKSEAPSVDIPLVDRCSALSLRMRFLV; encoded by the exons ATGGAGAGAGAATCAGATGATAAAGTACCATCTAATGTTCAAAAGGTTGAGCCTTCTAAGAAGGCTAAAGGTCGACTGAAAAAAGATTCACGGAAAGGCAAA gttgaACATGTTATGGAACCTTCGAAAGCTCCACCATTAAGAAGATCTCCAAGGAAATCTAAA GATGATATTGAATTGCCTAAAGCCGATGTTGTTTCTCAGAAACACGGTTGTAAAAAAGTGAGTAAGAAGGATACGAATGTCCTTCCATCTGCGAGTGATGATGATTTTGAAACCGAAAAAATTGTCGCAAAACCTGTTTCAactaagaaaagaaaagttgtttcTGATGACGCTAGTGcgtcaaagaaaagaaaatcaaagaatGTTGGGGAACATTCTAACTTG gATAAAGTTTGTGAGCCTAGGGTTGCTGATGATTCGAAGGTTGTTAATGTTGCCAAGAAAGGCAAgaagaaaccagtttcaaaATCGCTCGGCAAGAAGAAGAGCGAGGCTCCTTCCGTTGATATTCCTttg GTTGATCGATGCTCTGCTCTGAGTTTAAGAATGCGTTTTCTGGTTTAA
- the LOC133032943 gene encoding L-ascorbate oxidase-like, translating into MGSSPQARGLMGALMVRSLILLSLLAGAVVGGRNQVRHYNFDVEYVFGAPDCKEHVVMGINGQFPGPTIRAKAGDTVVVHLTNKLHTEGVVIHWHGIRQLGTPWADGTASISQCAINPGEVFTYRFLVDKPGTYFYHGHYGMQRSAGLYGSLIVDVAEGEREPFHYDGELNLLLSDWWHQSVHEQEVGLSSAPMRWIGEPQSLLLNGRGQYNCSLAAQYSNSSSKQCKLRGGEKCAPMIMNVQPKKTYRLRIASTTALASLNLAIGNHKMLVVEADGNYVQPFLVDDLDIYSGESYSVLITTNQNPKNNYWVSVGVRGREPKTPQGLTLLNYLPNSASKLPVSPPPVTPRWDDYNHSKTFSKSVLARMGSPKPPRFYNRRMILLNTQNMINGHTKWAINNVSLVLPATPYLGSVKFLLNHTFDQRSPPESYPANYDIMKPPVNTNTTTSSGVYRLKFKSTVDVILQNTNAIKANVSEIHPWHLHGHDFWVLGYGEGKFSKNDEKKLNLKNPPLRNTAVIFPYGWTALRFVADNRGVWAFHCHIEPHLHMGMGVIFDIEGRFVRGIPSEALACGATGRMMTKDGKYH; encoded by the exons atgggtTCAAGTCCTCAGGCCAGAGGACTGATGGGAGCGTTAATGGTACGCTCCTTGATTCTGTTATCCCTTCTGGCCGGGGCAGTTGTTGGTGGTCGAAATCAGGTTCGACACTACAACTTCGATGTTGAGTACGTTTTTGGGGCACCAGATTGCAAGGAGCACGTGGTGATGGGCATCAATGGCCAGTTTCCAGGGCCTACTATTAGGGCAAAGGCAGGCGACACTGTCGTCGTTCACCTCACTAACAAGCTCCACACCGAGGGCGTAGTCATCCATTGGCATGGAATTAGACag TTGGGTACTCCTTGGGCAGATGGTACAGCCTCAATCTCCCAGTGTGCTATCAACCCTGGGGAAGTATTTACTTATAGATTCCTAGTTGataag CCGGGAACATACTTTTACCATGGACACTACGGAATGCAAAGATCAGCAGGGCTATACGGGTCATTAATTGTTGACGTGGCAGAAGGAGAGAGGGAGCCCTTCCACTACGATGGCGAGCTCAACCTTTTACTCAGCGATTGGTGGCACCAAAGTGTTCACGAGCAAGAGGTTGGTCTCTCTTCGGCGCCAATGCGTTGGATCGGTGAACCACAG AGCTTGTTACTGAATGGTAGAGGACAATATAACTGCTCATTGGCAGCGCAATATAGCAACTCCTCCTCTAAGCAGTGCAAGTtaaggggtggagaaaagtgcGCACCCATGATTATGAACGTGCAACCAAAAAAGACATACAGGCTAAGAATCGCTAGTACCACTGCACTAGCTTCCCTCAACTTGGCAATTGGG AATCACAAAATGTTGGTAGTGGAAGCAGATGGAAACTACGTGCAACCATTCTTAGTGGATGATTTGGACATTTATTCAGGGGAAAGTTACTCAGTCCTAATAACCACAAATCAAAACCCTAAAAACAATTACTGGGTCTCAGTTGGAGTTAGAGGGAGAGAACCAAAGACCCCACAAGGTCTAACCCTCTTAAATTACCTCCCAAATTCAGCATCAAAACTCCCCGTTTCACCTCCACCAGTAACACCAAGATGGGATGATTATAACCACAGTAAAACCTTTTCAAAAAGCGTGTTGGCCCGAATGGGATCCCCAAAACCTCCAAGATTTTACAACCGTAGGATGATCCTCCTCAACACACAAAACATGATCAACGGTCACACGAAGTGGGCCATAAACAATGTCTCTTTAGTACTACCAGCCACCCCATATTTGGGCTCAGTCAAATTTTTACTGAACCATACCTTTGATCAGAGGAGCCCACCAGAAAGCTACCCGGCCAATTATGACATCATGAAGCCACCTGTCAACACCAACACAACAACTAGCAGTGGGGTCTACAGGCTCAAGTTCAAATCAACGGTGGATGTTATACTCCAAAACACGAATGCTATAAAAGCCAATGTTAGCGAAATTCACCCGTGGCACTTGCACGGCCATGACTTTTGGGTTTTGGGTTACGGAGAAGGTAAGTTTTCAAAGAATGATGAGAAAAAGCTTAACCTAAAGAACCCGCCTTTAAGAAACACGGCTGTGATTTTCCCTTACGGATGGACTGCCCTTCGATTTGTGGCGGACAATCGTGGAGTTTGGGCTTTCCATTGCCATATTGAGCCTCATTTGCATATGGGTATGGGAGTGATTTTTGATATTGAAGGTCGTTTTGTTAGGGGCATACCTAGTGAGGCTCTTGCTTGTGGTGCCACTGGGAGAATGATGACCAAAGATGGCAAGTATCATTAA